One window of Papaver somniferum cultivar HN1 chromosome 9, ASM357369v1, whole genome shotgun sequence genomic DNA carries:
- the LOC113310548 gene encoding MLO-like protein 6 isoform X2: MTIYTFLIFPFCSPPIWFFAVLFLLFNTHGWYSYLWLPFIPFIIILSVGTKLQVIVTRMGLRIQGKTDVVKGEFVVQPADDLFWFNRPRLILYLIHFVLFQNAFQLAFFAWTSYEFGLRSCFHAHLEDIVIRISMGALIQILCSYVTLPLYALVTQMGSSLKPTIFNDRVATALRKWHHTARKNIKQNQQSRTATGTPTSSRPATPSHRLSPGHPSKATYSMYRLSPPVNLSRYSPHNEADSLQTSPRLSIIGSENWDRDSEGSPVHQHQYQSDGSSSHHNRRRSKLGEGLMEEEMKDIQEMNLRDLPTTTSGTQIEIDIGSIVDNRSSQIYQKKISSLNFSFDKR, translated from the exons ATGACTATCTATACGTTTCTGATATTTCCCTTTTGTAGCCCACCAATTTGGTTCTTTGCTGTTCTGTTTCTGCTATTCAACACCCATG GATGGTACTCATATCTATGGTTGCCCTTCATCCCATTTATT ATCATTTTATCAGTGGGAACAAAGCTACAAGTGATTGTAACAAGAATGGGATTAAGAATACAAGGAAAAACAGATGTAGTGAAGGGAGAATTTGTTGTTCAACCAGCTGATGACCTCTTCTGGTTTAATCGTCCCCGTCTCATTCTTTACCTCATCCATTTTGTTCTCTTTCAG AATGCCTTTCAACTCGCTTTCTTCGCATGGACTTCG TACGAATTTGGGTTAAGGTCTTGTTTTCATGCACACCTGGAGGATATTGTCATTAGAATCTCCATGGG GGCGCTGATACAAATCTTATGTAGCTACGTTACACTACCGCTCTATGCATTGGTTACTCAAATGGGTTCGAGTTTGAAACCTACAATTTTTAATGACCGAGTAGCAACAGCTCTGAGAAAATGGCACCATACAGCTAGAAAGAACATTAAGCAAAACCAACAGTCACGCACAGCAACAGGTACGCCAACGTCGAGTAGACCGGCAACTCCATCTCACCGATTGTCACCGGGTCATCCATCTAAAGCAACATACTCGATGTACAGACTGTCACCACCGGTTAATCTGTCACGCTATTCCCCCCATAATGAAGCGGATAGTTTACAAACATCTCCAAGGTTATCGATTATCGGTAGTGAAAACTGGGACAGGGATAGCGAAGGTTCCCCAGTTCATCAACATCAATACCAAAGTGATGGTTCTTCATCTCATCATAATCGTCGTCGATCAAAACTTGGTGAGGGTTTaatggaagaagaaatgaaaGATATTCAAGAAATGAATTTGCGAGATCTGCCTACAACTACTTCTGGTACCCAAATTGAAATCGATATTGGCTCAATAGTTGATAACAGGTCTAGccaaatttatcaaaaaaaaattagttcgCTGAATTTCTCCTTCGACAAAAGATAA